The Tepidibacillus fermentans genome includes a region encoding these proteins:
- a CDS encoding ammonium transporter, producing the protein MEKISFMLDSVWVIIASVLVIFMQAGFALLEAGSTRMKNAGHIAGKQILSFAISTLVFWAFGFAITFGEGNQWFGTSGWFLKEGSETTFDSLSWAHVPLSIKFLFQLAFAAVSLAIAWGGFAERAKLSVYFIFGTLFTIFIYPVVGHWVWGGGWLAQIGMQDFAGSTVVHLQGAIAGFIATLLLGPRIGKFNQDRTPNLIPGHNQVYTVLGGIILWVGWFGFNAGSTMSTTDGFFGYVALTTHLAAAAGALAALITAKIMTGKADVSAMVNGVLAALVAITAASAFVEPWAAIVIGAVAGSFTFWTSIYFERKGIDDPIYAFSVHGISGVIGTISTGFFASPRLVEITKIGKAGLFYGGGFHQLWVQIIGVLGAAVYVTIVSFLILGVLKLTVGLRVTPEQEISGLDISEHGAYGYPEHLELLNHHVNKIKIS; encoded by the coding sequence ATGGAAAAAATCAGTTTTATGTTAGACTCTGTATGGGTGATTATTGCTTCAGTGTTGGTGATTTTCATGCAGGCGGGATTTGCGTTATTAGAAGCAGGATCAACAAGAATGAAAAATGCTGGGCATATTGCAGGAAAACAAATCTTAAGTTTTGCCATTTCAACATTAGTCTTTTGGGCGTTTGGATTTGCAATTACCTTTGGCGAAGGAAATCAATGGTTTGGTACTAGTGGTTGGTTTTTAAAAGAAGGATCAGAGACAACTTTTGACTCTTTATCATGGGCTCATGTTCCACTATCTATCAAGTTTTTATTCCAATTAGCATTTGCTGCTGTTTCTTTGGCAATTGCATGGGGGGGATTCGCTGAACGAGCGAAATTATCGGTTTATTTTATCTTTGGTACATTATTTACGATATTTATTTATCCAGTTGTTGGACATTGGGTTTGGGGTGGAGGTTGGTTGGCACAGATTGGAATGCAAGATTTTGCTGGCTCAACCGTAGTTCATCTTCAAGGTGCGATTGCTGGTTTCATTGCGACATTACTTCTCGGTCCACGGATTGGTAAATTTAATCAAGATCGAACACCGAATCTTATTCCCGGTCACAACCAGGTCTACACTGTTTTAGGAGGAATTATTTTATGGGTTGGTTGGTTCGGGTTTAATGCAGGCAGTACAATGAGTACAACAGATGGATTTTTTGGATATGTCGCGTTAACGACTCATCTTGCAGCAGCAGCAGGAGCTTTAGCAGCATTAATTACCGCAAAAATAATGACAGGAAAAGCAGATGTATCAGCGATGGTAAATGGTGTTCTTGCAGCATTAGTTGCCATCACAGCTGCCTCTGCTTTTGTTGAACCTTGGGCAGCAATTGTCATTGGGGCAGTGGCAGGTTCCTTTACATTTTGGACGTCAATTTATTTTGAAAGAAAAGGAATTGATGATCCGATTTACGCTTTTTCCGTTCACGGGATTTCAGGAGTAATTGGAACGATTTCTACAGGTTTCTTTGCATCTCCGCGGTTAGTTGAAATTACTAAAATTGGTAAAGCAGGATTGTTTTATGGCGGAGGGTTTCATCAATTATGGGTACAAATCATCGGAGTTCTTGGAGCAGCGGTATATGTAACGATCGTTTCTTTTTTGATTCTAGGGGTTTTAAAACTAACTGTTGGTTTAAGGGTTACACCTGAACAAGAAATTTCGGGATTAGATATTAGTGAGCATGGGGCTTATGGTTACCCAGAGCATTTGGAGCTTTTGAATCATCATGTGAATAAAATAAAGATTAGCTAA